A single region of the Pseudomonas sp. B21-023 genome encodes:
- a CDS encoding hybrid sensor histidine kinase/response regulator, producing the protein MRRLRIAIALFVSLTTLLCLLPAHAEQAAGWSALLDEQANLQLSDVRSERYRNQFSPLALEELDAALPDQALWLHYRLDPSDQEQLVRIFAPDLSRLDLYALEGGKLLRQLHHGRQGDGLSPTLRGRDHVLPLPHSNQPLDIYLRLVSEHQLRPAITVETTAHAAADQRQSLLFGLLFGGLVMLILHNLIRFAYTRSSTTLVLALYHGLMLLSALILLNLSGPWWHLWHSAQTPAAYLTLVLAGLAGLYFTLHFFSPCSSARLNRLLHLEMLVAAVSGLVLLFVDTLPLNLMTYALLALGSVSMLLVSGYHWYKGYGPARLFAVAMLVFNLGGLVLLPALLGLTRTSTPWLLCILMALTVVSGLLLNLAVSERLRRISEERFRASRALAASDAEINAKAEFLAKISHEIRTPMNGVLGMTELLLGTPLSVKQRDYVQTIHSAGNELLTLINEILDISKLESRQIELDDVQFDLNALIEDCLNIFRAKAEQQNIELISFTQPQVPRVVSGDPTRLRQALSSLLDNALKNTSQGEILLVVALDQRGDSPRLRIAVQDSGEPMPPAERDALLQAELHSRHFLSSNKLGGHLGLVIAKQLIGLMQGEFGIKTSTSMGNTLWLTLPLDPLRLEQPPTDLDGPLRDARVLVVDDNDTCRKVLVQQCSAWGMNVSAVPSGKEALALLRTKAHLRDYFDAVLLDQNMPGMTGMQLAAKIKEDPSLNHDILVVMLTGISNAPSKIIARNAGVKRILAKPVAGYTLKTTLAEELALRGREQAAPPLPVGTPVPLDLPGDFRILVAEDNSISTKVIRGMLGKLNLEPDTASNGEEALQAMKAKHYDLVLMDCEMPVLDGFSATQQLRAWESANQRPRTPVVALTAHILNEHKERARLAGMDGHMAKPVELSQLRELVQFWAGQRQAVSDDTTQIL; encoded by the coding sequence GTGCGTCGGCTTCGGATTGCCATAGCCCTGTTCGTCAGTCTGACGACCCTGCTCTGCCTGCTCCCGGCGCACGCCGAACAGGCCGCGGGCTGGTCGGCGCTGCTCGATGAACAGGCCAACCTGCAGCTGTCCGACGTGCGCTCCGAACGCTACCGCAACCAGTTCAGCCCATTGGCCCTCGAAGAACTGGATGCCGCCCTCCCCGACCAGGCCCTGTGGTTGCACTACCGTCTGGATCCGAGCGACCAGGAACAACTGGTTCGTATTTTCGCCCCCGACCTGTCACGCCTGGACCTCTACGCCCTGGAAGGCGGCAAACTGCTGCGCCAGTTGCACCATGGCCGGCAGGGCGACGGCCTCAGCCCCACCCTGCGCGGCAGGGACCACGTGCTGCCACTGCCGCACAGTAACCAACCGCTGGATATCTACCTGCGGCTGGTTTCCGAACACCAACTGCGCCCGGCCATCACTGTCGAGACCACCGCCCACGCCGCCGCCGACCAGCGCCAGTCGTTGCTGTTCGGCCTGTTGTTCGGTGGCCTGGTGATGCTGATCCTGCACAACCTGATCCGTTTTGCCTACACGCGTTCCAGTACCACGCTGGTGCTGGCGCTGTACCACGGCCTGATGTTGCTCAGCGCGCTGATCCTGCTAAACCTCAGCGGGCCCTGGTGGCACCTGTGGCACAGCGCGCAGACCCCGGCGGCCTACCTGACGCTGGTGCTGGCAGGCCTGGCCGGGTTGTATTTCACCCTGCACTTCTTCTCCCCCTGCAGTTCGGCGCGGCTCAACCGCCTGCTGCACCTGGAGATGCTGGTGGCCGCCGTCAGCGGCCTGGTGCTGCTGTTCGTCGACACCCTGCCGCTGAACCTGATGACCTACGCTTTGCTCGCCCTGGGCAGCGTGAGCATGCTGCTGGTCAGCGGCTATCACTGGTACAAGGGCTACGGCCCGGCGCGCCTGTTCGCCGTGGCGATGCTGGTGTTCAACCTCGGCGGCCTGGTGCTGCTGCCGGCCCTGCTGGGCCTCACCCGCACCTCCACGCCCTGGTTGCTGTGCATCCTCATGGCGCTGACCGTGGTCAGCGGCCTGCTGCTCAACCTGGCAGTCAGCGAGCGCCTGCGCCGGATCAGCGAGGAGCGCTTTCGCGCCAGCCGCGCCCTGGCCGCCAGCGATGCCGAGATCAACGCCAAGGCCGAGTTCCTGGCCAAGATCAGCCATGAGATCCGCACCCCCATGAACGGCGTGCTGGGCATGACCGAGTTGCTGCTGGGCACGCCGCTGTCGGTCAAGCAGCGCGACTATGTGCAGACCATCCACAGCGCCGGCAACGAACTGCTCACCCTGATCAACGAAATCCTCGACATCTCCAAGCTCGAGTCGCGGCAGATCGAGCTGGACGACGTGCAGTTCGACCTCAATGCCCTGATCGAGGACTGCCTGAACATCTTCCGAGCCAAGGCCGAACAGCAGAACATCGAGCTGATCAGTTTCACCCAGCCCCAGGTGCCCCGGGTCGTCAGCGGCGATCCGACACGCCTGCGCCAGGCCTTGTCGAGTCTGCTGGACAACGCCCTGAAGAACACCAGCCAGGGCGAGATCCTGCTGGTGGTGGCCCTAGACCAGCGCGGCGACAGCCCACGCCTGCGCATCGCCGTGCAGGACAGCGGCGAGCCCATGCCGCCGGCCGAGCGTGACGCCTTGCTGCAGGCCGAGCTGCACAGCCGCCACTTCCTCTCCAGCAACAAACTCGGTGGCCACCTTGGCCTGGTGATCGCCAAGCAACTGATCGGCCTGATGCAGGGCGAGTTCGGCATCAAGACCAGCACCAGCATGGGCAACACCCTGTGGCTGACCCTGCCGCTCGACCCGCTGCGCCTGGAGCAGCCGCCCACCGACCTCGACGGCCCGCTGCGCGATGCCCGGGTACTGGTGGTGGACGACAACGACACCTGCCGCAAGGTGCTGGTGCAGCAATGCAGCGCCTGGGGCATGAACGTCAGCGCGGTGCCGTCGGGCAAGGAGGCACTGGCCTTGCTGCGCACCAAGGCGCATCTGCGTGACTATTTCGACGCGGTGCTGCTCGACCAGAACATGCCCGGCATGACCGGCATGCAACTGGCAGCGAAGATCAAGGAAGATCCGAGCCTGAACCACGACATCCTGGTGGTCATGCTCACCGGCATCAGCAATGCGCCGAGCAAGATCATCGCCCGCAACGCCGGGGTCAAGCGTATCCTCGCCAAGCCGGTGGCCGGCTACACGCTCAAGACCACCCTTGCCGAGGAGCTCGCCCTGCGCGGCCGCGAGCAGGCCGCACCGCCACTGCCGGTCGGTACCCCGGTGCCGTTGGACCTGCCCGGCGACTTCCGCATCCTGGTGGCCGAGGACAACAGCATCTCGACCAAGGTCATCCGCGGCATGCTCGGCAAGCTCAACCTCGAACCCGATACCGCCAGCAATGGTGAAGAGGCCTTGCAGGCGATGAAGGCCAAGCACTACGACCTGGTGCTGATGGACTGCGAGATGCCGGTGCTCGATGGTTTCTCCGCCACCCAGCAGCTGCGCGCCTGGGAAAGCGCCAACCAGCGCCCGCGTACCCCGGTGGTGGCATTGACCGCGCACATCCTCAACGAACACAAGGAAC